Proteins encoded by one window of Ascochyta rabiei chromosome 1, complete sequence:
- a CDS encoding Putative nitroreductase — protein MATSQLTKSVVEAIKERRTYYQLNKEAPISDSKIKELVEQAVLHVPSSFNSQSTRLVVLLNKDHEQFWDYVVEVLKPLTPEDKFDGTKQRISGFRAAYGTVLFYEAPEPVENLRKQFPIYAHHFGDWSEHTNAMHQYALWVALEAEGFGANLQHYNPVIDQKAAEHWSIPLEWKLRSQLVFGGRAGEPGEKQFQKTFGERLFVHGSKE, from the exons ATGGCTACCTCCCAGCTCACAAAGTCGGTCGTCGAGGCCATCAAGGAGCGCCGCACATACTACCAGCTCAACAAGGAGGCGCCCATCTCGGACTCCAAGATCAAGGAGCTCGTCGAGCAGGCCGTTCTCCATGTCCCTTCATCTTTCAACTCCCAGTCCACTCGCCTCGTTGTCCTGCTCAACAAGGACCACGAGCAGTTCTGGGACTACGTTGTCGAGGTTCTCAAGCCCTTGACACCCGAGGACAAGTTCGATGGCACCAAGCAGAGGATCAGCGGCTTCAGGGCTGCCTACGGCACT GTGCTCTTCTACGAAGCCCCCGAGCCCGTCGAGAACCTGCGCAAGCAGTTCCCCATCTACGCACACCACTTCGGCGACTGGTCCGAGCACACCAACGCCATGCACCAGTACGCGCTGTGGGTCGCGCTCGAGGCCGAGGGCTTCGGCGCAAACCTGCAGCACTACAACCCCGTCATCGACCAGAAGGCCGCCGAGCACTGGAGCATCCCGCTCGAGTGGAAGCTCAGGTCGCAGCTGGTCTTTGGTGGCCGTGCTGGCGAGCCCGGCGAGAAGCAGTTCCAGAAGACGTTTGGTGAGCGCCTGTTCGTTCACGGCTCCAAGGAGTAG
- a CDS encoding Cytochrome-b5 reductase has product MSSPFSTQYVTGIYLPSAVLLIGTAAFKSEWLPYALALTAILTGAVLFSSQGGGRKVLKPDAFQEFELGEKTVLSHNTAIYRFKLPKENDILGLPIGQHISLAANIEGQPKEVVRSYTPTSSDNDKGFFDLLIKSYPTGNISKYVANLKIGDKMKVKGPKGAMVYTPNMVRHFGMIAGGTGITPMLQVVKAIHRGRAAGDKTEVDLIFANVNPEDILLKDDLDALAARDPKFRVHYVLNNPPEGWNGGVGFVTADMIKEKLPAPASDVKILICGPPPMVAAMKKATEGLGFTKARPVSKLEDQVFCF; this is encoded by the exons ATGTCTTCGCCCTTCTCGACGCAGTACGTCACGGGCATTTACCTGCCCTCGGCCGTCTTGCTGATTGGAACCGCTGCGTTCAAAAGTGAATGGCTGCCATACGCTCTTGCTCTCACAGCGATATTGACTGGCGCTGTTCTTTTCAGCAGCCAAG GCGGCGGTCGCAAAGTGCTGAAGCCTGATGCTTTCCAGGAGTTTGAGCTTGGGGAGAAGACGGTTCTTTCTCACAACACAGCAAT CTACCGCTTCAAGCTCCCCAAGGAGAACGACATCCTCGGCCTTCCAATTGGCCAGCACATCTCTCTCGCCGCCAACATCGAAGGCCAGCCCAAAGAAGTCGTCCGCTCGTACACCCCAACCTCCTCCGATAACGACAAGGGTTTCTTTGATCTCCTGATCAAGTCCTACCCCACCGGTAACATCTCGAAGTATGTTGCAAACCTCAAGATCGGCGACAAGATGAAGGTCAAGGGTCCCAAGGGTGCCATGGTCTACACCCCCAACATGGTCAGGCACTTTGGTATGATCGCTGGCGGCACTGGTATCACACCCATGCTGCAAGTTGTCAAGGCTATTCACCGCGGTCGCGCCGCTGGCGACAAGACAGAAGTTGATCTCATCTTCGCAAACGTCAACCCTGAGGACATTCTCCTCAAGGACGACCTCGATGCGCTCGCTGCCAGGGACCCCAAGTTCCGCGTGCACTACGTTTTGAACAACCCACCTGAGGGGTGGAACGGCGGTGTGGGCTTTGTGACCGCGGACATGATCAAGGAGAAGCTCCCTGCGCCGGCCAGCGACGTCAAGATCCTGATCTGCGGTCCCCCGCCTATGGTCGCAGCGATGAAGAAGGCCACCGAGGGTCTGGGTTTCACCAAGGCCAGACCTGTCAGCAAGCTCGAGGATCAGGTCTTCTGCTTCTAG
- a CDS encoding Sphingolipid 8-(E)-desaturase, with product MDVQTQRKARIFSRREIEGQIANGRAIVIVDNRVLNVGAWMPYHPGGDKAMRHMIGRDATDEVTRFHSSQTLELMNRYQIGRIEGRWTNFLPPIQGGKFRTQAELERLSEDEYLESCSSSDHETASSTCSADQSPVFEPADKTSSIRQRTTATIARASSSSSVSSIGLDDASGPPKMSVLDRRTQQELDLDKAKYPSTDPQTQDRITQKYRDLHEEIQARGLYNCNYSSYAVECLRYGTFIALFLYALYSGWYITSAIPLACVWHQLTFTVHDAGHMGITHDFTTDTTMAMFIASYMGGLSACWWKFNHNVHHLVTNDPEHDPDIQYIPIFAVTHRFLEGLTTTYYERVMEYDAAAKLLVRIQHYTYYPIMLFARFNLYRLSLEYLLGGKGPKKGPAWWHRYFEMVGMIVFWTWYGYGVVYKTMPDNFSRFWFVIISHALTSPLHVQITLSHFAMSTTDLGIHESFAQKMLRTTMDVDCPQWLDFFHGGLQFQAIHHLYPRIPRHNLRETQKLVQDFCNEVDIPYALYGFLDGNKQVIGRLADVARQAAIFAECQRTIAAEGDYGLH from the exons ATGGACGTGCAAACACAGCGGAAGGCCAGGATCTTCAGTCGTAGAGAGATTGAGGGCCAAATCGCCAATGGCCGGGCCATTGTTATTGTAGACAACAGAGTCCTGAACGTAGGAGCTTGGATGCCATATCACCCTGGTGGTGATAAAGCCATGCGGCACATGATAGGTCGAGACGCTACAGATGAGGTTACTAG ATTTCACTCCTCTCAGACTCTAGAGCTCATGAACCGCTACCAAATCGGGCGCATCGAAGGACGCTGGACGAACTTTCTTCCACCGATCCAGGGAGGAAAGTTCAGGACACAGGCAGAACTGGAGAGACTGTCAGAAGACGAATACTTGGAGTCGTGCTCTTCCTCAGATCACGAGACCGCTAGCTCAACATGTTCGGCAGACCAGAGTCCTGTCTTCGAGCCAGCAGACAAAACGTCTTCTATACGGCAAAGAACCACGGCGACTATCGCACGcgcatcatcatcatcttcGGTATCTTCGATTGGCCTCGATGATGCATCGGGCCCGCCAAAGATGTCAGTGTTGGACAGACGTACACAACAGGAGCTGGACTTGGACAAGGCGAAATATCCCTCGACAGACCCACAGACACAGGACAGGATAACGCAGAAGTACCGTGACCTGCACGAGGAGATTCAAGCGCGAGGACTATACAATTGCAACTACAGCTCGTATGCCGTCGAGTGTCTGCGATACGGGACGTTCATCGCGCTGTTCCTGTATGCTCTTTACTCTGGCTGGTACATTACAAGTGCTATCCCACTCGCTTGCGTTTGGCATCAGCTCACCTTCACCGTCCATGACGCTGGCCACATGGGCATTACACACGACTTTACGACAGATACCACCATGGCCATGTTCATTGCATCCTACATGGGCGGGTTGAGTGCGTGTTGGTGGAAATTCAACCACAACGTCCATCACCTCGTTACGAACGACCCAGAACACGATCCAGATATCCAGTACATACCTATTTTCGCTGTCACTCACCGATTCCTGGAGGGCCTCACAACAACGTACTACGAACGGGTCATGGAGTACGATGCAGCGGCTAAGCTCCTGGTGCGCATCCAACACTACACGTACTATCCGATCATGCTGTTCGCACGTTTCAACCTCTACAGACTGTCACTGGAGTACCTTTTGGGCGGCAAGGGACCGAAGAAGGGGCCGGCATGGTGGCATCGCTACTTCGAGATGGTCGGCATGATTGTGTTTTGGACGTGGTACGGCTACGGTGTCGTGTACAAGACCATGCCAGACAACTTCAGCCGCTTCTGGTTCGTCATCATCAGCCACGCGCTCACTTCGCCTTTGCACGTGCAAATCACACTGTCGCATTTCGCAATGAGCACGACGGACCTCGGCATTCACGAGTCGTTTGCCCAGAAGATGCTGCGCACGACTATGGATGTCGACTGCCCGCAGTGGCTCGATTTCTTCCACGGTGGCCTTCAGTTTCAGGCCATTCACCACTTGTACCCCAGGATTCCTAGGCACAACCTGCGGGAGACGCAAAAGCTGGTTCAGGACTTTTGCAACGAGGTGGACATACCCTATGCTCTGTACGGGTTTCTGGACGGGAACAAACAGGTGATCGGCAGGCTGGCCGATGTAGCCAGGCAGGCGGCTATTTTCGCGGAGTGCCAGCGGACCATAGCAGCAGAGGGTGACTATGGGCTGCATTAG